One Campylobacter sp. RM16192 genomic region harbors:
- a CDS encoding DedA family protein: protein MQEMFTSLSTYGYAILFLYSLGGGMVAIIAAGILSYAGKMDLATSIVVASIANALGDTMLIYLSRYNKHMIMPYLKNHKRKMAFSHILMKKYGDRIIFIQKFIYGVKTLVPIAIGLTKYSFVKFSILNVISSIVWAVILGVGSFYMGEIFTNAISYFSSHGWIMPIVMFALFASIWIYLQKVTKKRDSKQK, encoded by the coding sequence TTGCAAGAAATGTTTACATCGCTATCCACATATGGATATGCAATTTTATTTTTATACTCTCTTGGTGGAGGAATGGTGGCTATAATAGCGGCAGGAATTTTAAGCTATGCCGGCAAGATGGATTTAGCCACAAGTATTGTTGTCGCATCTATAGCAAATGCCTTGGGCGATACAATGCTCATATATTTAAGCAGATATAACAAGCATATGATAATGCCTTATCTTAAAAATCATAAGCGAAAGATGGCGTTTTCGCACATACTTATGAAAAAATATGGAGACAGGATAATTTTTATTCAGAAATTTATATACGGTGTGAAAACCTTAGTTCCTATTGCTATAGGACTTACAAAATACTCATTTGTTAAATTTAGCATTTTAAATGTAATAAGTTCTATTGTATGGGCTGTTATTCTTGGTGTAGGAAGCTTTTATATGGGAGAAATTTTTACAAATGCCATTTCTTACTTTAGCTCTCATGGATGGATCATGCCTATAGTAATGTTTGCTCTATTTGCTTCTATTTGGATATATCTACAAAAAGTTACAAAAAAAAGAGATAGTAAACAAAAATAG
- a CDS encoding lipid-binding SYLF domain-containing protein, producing the protein MKKILMLIFGISLLFSNDELVLDASNSFTLTMRKNSGAPINALMQNAKAVVIFPKVTKVGLILGGMHGNGIMVVGSPYSPSEIWPVSISGGSVGLQIGYENSSLVIFILKESIVSDIKDAKITLKADASFAFGEIGQNYGKISDFKFSSSIYAYASNDGFFAGASFGGAVISKSDTNELNKNSYGYSSLLNSFSKF; encoded by the coding sequence ATGAAAAAAATTTTAATGTTGATTTTTGGAATTTCATTGTTGTTTTCTAATGATGAGCTTGTGCTTGACGCTTCTAATTCATTTACTCTAACAATGCGTAAAAATAGCGGAGCACCTATTAATGCACTAATGCAAAATGCAAAAGCCGTGGTTATCTTCCCTAAAGTTACTAAAGTCGGATTGATTTTGGGGGGCATGCATGGCAATGGTATTATGGTTGTGGGAAGCCCATATAGTCCTAGTGAAATTTGGCCTGTTAGTATAAGCGGTGGAAGCGTAGGTCTTCAAATAGGCTATGAAAACAGCTCTCTTGTGATTTTTATATTAAAAGAGAGTATAGTTTCTGATATTAAAGATGCCAAGATAACTTTAAAAGCCGATGCTTCATTTGCATTTGGGGAGATAGGTCAAAACTACGGTAAAATTAGTGATTTTAAATTTTCAAGCAGCATATACGCCTATGCTAGTAATGATGGATTTTTTGCAGGAGCTAGCTTTGGCGGTGCCGTGATATCAAAAAGCGATACAAATGAACTTAATAAAAATTCATACGGCTACTCTTCACTACTAAATTCTTTCTCTAAATTCTAA
- the rny gene encoding ribonuclease Y, with protein sequence MIEILVGLGAGAVGAGAGYLVAKKINDANYNIFLEQAKAKAKAIEYEAELTLKNSKISVQEAEFEAKKKYDDKTVKLQKDYVQKFDELTKREQALLNEQEILKESKDELDKSKLDAKNLYEEGLSLKNNYQVKLQEALNILEHAAGLTEAEAREEVLKKVEEKSRADIAHIVRKHEEEAKREAKKRVNYILAQATSRFAGEFAAERLINVVNIKNDELKGRIIGKEGRNIKTLEMVLGVDIIIDDTPHAIILSSFNLYRRAIATRVIELLVEDGRIQPARIEDIHKKVTEEFEASILEEGENIVIDLGLSKMNPEIVKLIGKLKFRASYGQNALAHSLEVAHLAGIIAAETGGDEKLAKRAGILHDIGKALTHEYEGSHVDLGAEICKRYKEHPVVINAIYAHHGHEEATSVESAAVCAADTLSAARPGARREVLESFLKRVEEIEEIAKSKNGIKQAYAINAGREIRVIANAKLINDDEAVLVAKEIAQEIEEKVQYPGEVKVNVIREVRAVDFAK encoded by the coding sequence ATGATAGAGATTTTAGTAGGATTGGGGGCTGGTGCGGTAGGCGCTGGAGCAGGGTATCTTGTAGCAAAAAAGATAAACGACGCTAATTACAATATATTTTTAGAGCAGGCAAAAGCAAAAGCAAAAGCGATAGAATACGAGGCTGAGCTTACGCTTAAAAATTCTAAAATTTCAGTCCAAGAGGCTGAATTTGAAGCTAAAAAGAAGTATGACGATAAGACAGTCAAACTTCAAAAAGATTATGTCCAAAAATTTGATGAACTTACCAAAAGAGAGCAGGCTCTTTTAAACGAGCAAGAAATTTTAAAAGAGAGTAAAGACGAGCTTGATAAATCTAAATTGGATGCTAAAAATTTATACGAAGAGGGCTTAAGTCTAAAGAATAACTACCAAGTAAAGCTTCAAGAGGCGCTAAATATACTAGAGCATGCAGCCGGACTTACTGAGGCTGAGGCTAGAGAAGAGGTGCTAAAAAAGGTCGAGGAAAAGAGTCGTGCCGATATAGCTCATATAGTTAGAAAGCACGAAGAAGAGGCTAAAAGAGAGGCTAAAAAGAGAGTAAATTATATCCTTGCGCAGGCTACATCGAGATTTGCCGGAGAATTTGCAGCTGAGCGTTTAATAAATGTAGTAAATATTAAAAATGATGAGTTAAAGGGCAGAATCATCGGCAAAGAAGGGCGAAATATAAAAACTCTTGAGATGGTTTTGGGTGTAGATATCATTATAGATGATACTCCTCATGCGATAATTTTAAGTAGTTTTAATTTGTATCGCCGTGCGATTGCTACTAGAGTTATAGAGCTTTTGGTTGAAGATGGTAGAATTCAGCCGGCAAGAATAGAGGATATTCATAAAAAAGTTACCGAAGAATTTGAGGCTAGCATCTTAGAAGAGGGTGAAAATATCGTAATTGATCTAGGACTTAGCAAGATGAATCCTGAAATTGTTAAACTTATAGGAAAGCTTAAATTTAGAGCAAGCTACGGACAAAACGCTCTGGCGCATAGTCTTGAGGTAGCTCACCTTGCTGGAATTATCGCCGCTGAAACAGGCGGAGATGAGAAGCTTGCAAAAAGAGCTGGAATACTTCACGATATCGGCAAGGCACTTACGCATGAATACGAGGGAAGCCACGTAGATCTTGGCGCTGAAATTTGCAAACGCTATAAAGAGCATCCTGTTGTAATAAACGCAATATATGCTCACCATGGGCACGAAGAGGCTACAAGTGTAGAGAGTGCTGCTGTATGCGCGGCTGATACTCTATCGGCAGCTCGTCCAGGCGCTAGACGCGAAGTGCTTGAGAGCTTTTTAAAACGTGTTGAGGAGATAGAGGAGATAGCAAAGAGTAAAAACGGTATAAAACAAGCTTATGCTATAAATGCCGGTCGTGAGATACGCGTAATAGCAAACGCTAAGCTAATAAACGATGATGAAGCAGTGCTTGTGGCTAAAGAGATAGCCCAAGAGATCGAGGAGAAAGTGCAATATCCAGGAGAGGTAAAGGTAAATGTTATTAGAGAGGTTCGTGCTGTAGATTTCGCGAAGTAG
- a CDS encoding 5-formyltetrahydrofolate cyclo-ligase: protein MKKENFRKHIKNRLKTEIKFRARCSHYGMFKPLLKLLEKFNAKRVLIFSPLPSEPNLNILKRTLVKKCEIFIPFMSNLNLKMVKSKFPLVCSKFGIKEPLGAKFFQKRIDVAIIPVIGVDGNMARIGHGKGFYDRFFGDLPYRPIVIFVQIKDTFIHEIITEDHDVQCDFYITPRKIYIKRGIYDRDFSRIGGWCGRRWSRVSCSKKDKRR, encoded by the coding sequence TTGAAAAAAGAAAATTTTAGAAAACATATTAAAAATAGGCTTAAAACCGAGATAAAATTTAGGGCCAGATGCTCGCATTACGGTATGTTTAAGCCGCTTTTAAAACTTCTTGAAAAATTTAATGCAAAAAGAGTATTAATCTTTAGTCCGCTTCCTAGCGAACCAAATTTGAATATTTTAAAGCGTACTTTAGTTAAGAAATGTGAAATTTTTATTCCATTTATGTCAAATCTCAACTTAAAAATGGTAAAATCAAAATTTCCGTTAGTGTGTTCTAAATTTGGCATAAAAGAGCCGCTTGGCGCTAAATTTTTCCAAAAACGGATAGACGTAGCTATTATTCCTGTTATTGGGGTTGATGGAAATATGGCTAGAATAGGGCATGGTAAAGGTTTTTATGATAGATTTTTTGGAGATTTGCCTTACCGACCTATTGTGATATTTGTTCAGATTAAAGATACTTTTATACATGAAATTATCACCGAAGATCACGATGTGCAGTGTGATTTTTATATTACCCCAAGAAAAATTTATATAAAAAGAGGAATCTATGATAGAGATTTTAGTAGGATTGGGGGCTGGTGCGGTAGGCGCTGGAGCAGGGTATCTTGTAGCAAAAAAGATAAACGACGCTAA
- a CDS encoding TlpA family protein disulfide reductase — MKFKLSIIALLLFFISGCENGEKKSTPSSTSAKTENNITIVTNTTESNKNDTKAKEVKQAEAQKDTINNDHIELTLTNEQKLQLQKFEKGLKVENNNQAILFNFFTTWCPPCKAEIPHLNNLQDKFRGKLKIISVLMEDKTKEEIEAFINRYKIKFDVTYGENNFNFAKSLGGVIGIPYMVLYRADGAYATHYVGLVPEEMLENDILKVIN, encoded by the coding sequence ATGAAATTTAAACTCTCAATTATAGCACTTTTACTATTTTTTATAAGCGGATGCGAAAACGGTGAGAAAAAAAGCACACCATCATCTACCTCTGCTAAAACTGAAAATAACATAACCATAGTTACCAATACAACAGAAAGCAATAAAAACGATACAAAAGCCAAAGAAGTTAAGCAAGCAGAAGCACAAAAAGATACTATCAATAATGACCATATAGAGCTTACGCTTACAAACGAGCAAAAATTACAGCTTCAAAAATTTGAAAAAGGTTTAAAAGTCGAAAATAACAATCAAGCCATCTTGTTTAACTTTTTTACTACTTGGTGTCCTCCTTGCAAGGCGGAAATCCCTCATCTAAATAACCTTCAGGATAAATTTAGAGGCAAGCTAAAAATCATAAGCGTCCTTATGGAGGATAAGACAAAAGAAGAGATAGAAGCTTTTATCAATAGATACAAGATTAAATTTGACGTAACATACGGCGAAAATAATTTTAACTTTGCAAAATCTCTTGGCGGAGTTATCGGCATACCTTATATGGTTTTATATAGGGCCGATGGCGCATACGCGACTCACTATGTTGGCTTGGTTCCGGAAGAGATGCTAGAAAATGATATATTAAAGGTAATAAACTGA
- the ftsY gene encoding signal recognition particle-docking protein FtsY, producing the protein MFGFLKRGLDKTLEAIRSSKPADKKISKNALEEILLEADVDYEIVEEILYYLPPQDEVKKDDLKRILNTYFIYENLAQVKQDKPFVEIILGVNGAGKTTTIAKLANLYKNSNKSVIIGACDTFRAGAIEQLRQWSIRLNVPIVATQQGHDPSAVAFDTISSAIAKNIDNVILDTAGRLQNQTNLANELSKIVRISQKAYENAPHRKILILDGTQGNAGLAQAKAFNDIVKLDGVIITKLDGTPKGGALFGVARDLELPILFIGVGEKMDDLIKFEPKEFVDTLVDEIYS; encoded by the coding sequence ATGTTTGGATTTTTAAAAAGAGGTCTTGATAAGACATTAGAAGCCATAAGATCATCTAAGCCCGCAGATAAAAAAATATCAAAAAACGCACTTGAAGAAATTTTATTAGAAGCGGATGTGGATTATGAAATAGTAGAGGAAATTTTATACTATCTGCCACCTCAAGACGAAGTAAAAAAAGATGATTTAAAAAGAATTTTAAACACATATTTTATATATGAAAATCTGGCTCAAGTCAAACAAGATAAGCCATTCGTAGAAATTATTCTTGGCGTAAACGGAGCAGGAAAGACAACCACGATAGCAAAGCTTGCAAATTTATATAAAAATTCAAATAAAAGCGTTATTATAGGCGCTTGTGATACATTTAGAGCCGGCGCTATAGAGCAGCTTAGACAGTGGTCGATTCGCCTAAATGTACCTATAGTCGCCACACAGCAAGGACATGATCCATCGGCGGTAGCTTTTGATACAATAAGCTCAGCGATAGCTAAAAACATAGATAATGTCATCCTAGATACTGCCGGTCGCTTGCAGAATCAAACAAATTTAGCAAATGAGCTTAGCAAGATCGTAAGAATAAGCCAAAAAGCCTATGAAAATGCACCACACCGCAAAATTTTGATCTTGGATGGAACACAAGGTAATGCCGGTTTAGCCCAAGCAAAAGCATTTAACGATATAGTTAAGCTTGACGGGGTTATAATAACCAAGCTTGATGGCACTCCAAAAGGAGGTGCTTTATTTGGTGTGGCAAGAGACTTAGAGCTTCCTATTTTATTTATAGGCGTAGGCGAAAAAATGGATGATCTGATAAAATTTGAACCTAAGGAATTTGTAGATACTTTGGTAGATGAAATTTATAGTTAA
- the brnQ gene encoding branched-chain amino acid transport system II carrier protein, with translation MKPGLSKKKFMTISLTLFAMFFGAGNFIFPPNLGKEAGDNFYMAIMFFCATAVLLPVLGVAGIARAKGLQNLVRRIDPVFAFVFTALLYLTIGPLFAIPRAANMPFDIAIKPFVPDGSLQIWLFAYSAVYFALNYYICLNPSALVKLLGRYLTPLLLLLILLLFGAGFLYPIGEFTAPMGDYVNHSASKGFVEGYQTMDALASLAFGIIVINAIKDVGVKNERHLVVSTIKAGMMAGIILMVIYLMLGYLGATSGELFKDTPDINGAALLSKISDHYFGKIGVVILGSAFLLACLTTTLGLITSASEYFEELSKGKVKYKTWVILWCLIGFAVANFGLTTIIKGSIPVLVAIYPVSIILIILSLINPIIDSSKIVYRSCVYTCIIIGVVNGLDIINISIPFLTPFVKTMPFYDSMLGWIVPSLVVFALSYVSYLMFHKREGSY, from the coding sequence ATGAAACCTGGTTTAAGTAAAAAAAAGTTTATGACTATATCTTTAACACTCTTTGCTATGTTTTTTGGAGCGGGAAATTTTATCTTTCCTCCAAATTTAGGCAAAGAGGCCGGAGATAATTTTTATATGGCTATTATGTTCTTTTGTGCTACAGCCGTATTGCTTCCAGTGCTTGGAGTAGCAGGCATAGCTAGAGCTAAGGGCTTGCAAAATTTAGTTAGGCGAATAGATCCTGTATTTGCCTTTGTATTTACTGCACTTTTATATCTTACGATAGGACCGCTTTTTGCGATACCAAGGGCTGCAAATATGCCGTTTGATATCGCTATCAAGCCTTTTGTGCCTGATGGCAGCTTACAAATTTGGTTGTTTGCATATTCGGCAGTATATTTTGCTTTAAATTACTATATCTGTCTTAATCCTTCGGCTCTTGTAAAGCTTCTTGGCAGATATCTTACTCCGCTTCTTTTATTGCTGATACTTTTGCTTTTTGGGGCGGGATTTTTATATCCGATAGGCGAATTTACCGCCCCTATGGGAGATTATGTAAATCACTCGGCATCAAAGGGATTTGTGGAGGGCTATCAGACTATGGATGCTCTTGCGTCCTTGGCTTTTGGAATTATAGTTATAAACGCCATTAAGGATGTAGGCGTAAAAAACGAGAGGCATCTAGTTGTATCTACGATAAAAGCCGGTATGATGGCGGGAATAATATTGATGGTGATATATTTGATGCTTGGTTACTTGGGTGCTACATCAGGAGAGCTTTTTAAGGATACTCCGGATATCAATGGAGCCGCTTTGCTCTCTAAAATAAGTGATCACTATTTCGGTAAAATCGGTGTCGTAATATTAGGAAGCGCATTTTTGCTAGCTTGTCTTACAACTACTTTAGGGCTTATAACTTCTGCTAGCGAGTATTTTGAGGAGCTAAGTAAAGGCAAGGTAAAATATAAAACTTGGGTAATTTTATGGTGTTTAATCGGTTTTGCGGTGGCAAATTTCGGGCTTACTACCATTATAAAAGGTAGCATTCCGGTTCTTGTGGCCATATATCCTGTATCGATAATTTTAATAATTTTATCTCTAATAAATCCGATAATAGACTCAAGCAAGATAGTTTATAGATCCTGCGTATATACTTGTATAATTATCGGAGTAGTAAACGGACTTGATATTATAAATATATCTATACCTTTTTTGACTCCTTTTGTTAAGACTATGCCGTTTTATGACTCTATGCTTGGTTGGATAGTGCCTAGCTTGGTAGTATTTGCACTTAGTTACGTGTCATATCTAATGTTTCATAAGAGAGAGGGAAGCTATTAA
- the radA gene encoding DNA repair protein RadA: MAKAKTIFECQACGNQQSKWVGKCSECGSWDSFMELNQTQIKVLNEISKASSSQTLAKEIKDIKIEQISRISTQDKELDLVLGGGIVEGSLVLIGGSPGIGKSTLLLKIASNLSAQDKKTLYVSGEESASQIKIRADRLNAVRDGLFLLTEILLENIMTEVRKNDYKVLVIDSIQTLYSEKIASAPGSVSQVREITFELMRLAKNENICIFIIGHITKDGSIAGPRILEHMVDVVLYFEGDASRELRILRGFKNRFGSTSEVGIFEMTTQGLVSANDVSSKFFTRGKAVSGSAITIIMEGSRALSVEIQALVCESSYPKRSSTGYEKNRLDMLLALLERKLEIPLGHYDVFINVSGGVKVSETAADLAVMAAIISSFKNRPISKESVFIGELSLNGEIREVFNLDQRLKEAKTQKFKNAIIPSKPLDSQGLKCFITSDITQVLEWM, encoded by the coding sequence ATGGCGAAAGCAAAAACTATTTTTGAATGTCAAGCATGTGGAAATCAGCAGAGTAAGTGGGTAGGTAAATGCTCTGAGTGTGGCTCTTGGGATAGCTTTATGGAGCTTAATCAAACTCAGATAAAAGTTCTAAACGAGATCTCAAAAGCCTCAAGCTCTCAAACTCTCGCAAAAGAGATAAAAGATATAAAAATCGAGCAAATTTCACGCATAAGTACACAAGATAAAGAGCTTGATCTGGTGCTTGGCGGAGGGATAGTAGAAGGATCGCTAGTGCTAATCGGCGGAAGCCCGGGCATCGGCAAATCAACTTTGCTTCTAAAAATCGCCTCAAATTTATCCGCGCAAGACAAAAAAACCCTTTACGTAAGCGGCGAAGAGAGCGCAAGCCAGATCAAAATCAGAGCCGATAGGCTAAACGCGGTTCGTGACGGACTTTTTTTGCTCACTGAAATTTTACTTGAAAACATCATGACTGAAGTTAGAAAAAACGACTATAAAGTGCTTGTTATCGACTCCATTCAGACGCTTTACTCTGAAAAGATCGCTTCAGCTCCCGGCTCAGTATCGCAAGTGCGCGAGATAACTTTTGAGCTTATGCGCCTAGCCAAAAATGAAAATATCTGCATTTTTATCATCGGACACATTACTAAAGACGGCTCTATCGCAGGGCCTAGGATACTTGAACACATGGTTGATGTAGTGCTTTATTTCGAAGGTGATGCAAGCCGTGAGCTTAGAATACTAAGAGGGTTTAAAAATCGCTTCGGCTCAACAAGCGAAGTTGGAATTTTTGAGATGACTACTCAAGGACTTGTAAGTGCAAATGATGTCTCAAGCAAATTTTTTACTCGAGGAAAAGCGGTTAGCGGCTCGGCGATAACTATCATAATGGAGGGTTCGCGCGCACTAAGCGTTGAAATTCAAGCCTTGGTATGCGAAAGCAGCTATCCTAAACGAAGTAGCACAGGCTATGAAAAAAATCGCCTCGATATGCTTTTAGCGCTACTTGAGCGAAAGCTAGAAATTCCGCTTGGGCATTACGATGTATTTATAAACGTTTCAGGCGGAGTTAAAGTAAGTGAAACGGCGGCCGATTTAGCCGTAATGGCAGCTATCATAAGCAGCTTTAAAAATCGTCCTATCAGCAAAGAGAGTGTATTTATAGGCGAGCTTAGCCTAAATGGCGAGATAAGAGAGGTCTTTAACCTCGATCAGCGCTTAAAAGAAGCCAAGACACAGAAATTTAAAAACGCTATCATCCCCTCAAAGCCGCTTGACAGCCAAGGACTAAAATGCTTTATCACAAGCGATATAACGCAAGTTTTAGAGTGGATGTAG
- a CDS encoding phosphomannomutase/phosphoglucomutase gives MLEEIFREYDIRGIYERDLNETSVKAIGLNLGREMLKRGAKNVSVGYDARLSAEDIFGWLVSGLNAAGIDVFDIGLLPTPVGYFSVFNDKFDANIMITGSHNPKEYNGFKITIFKDSYFGADLQKLKDEAVSTIKAKTQIKDDFRAIKFDIASEYKKFIIYQFAHLKNMKLKIVMDCANGAVGAVLPEICKSLNLDAEILYPNPDGNFPNHHPDPSEEKNLKDIKEALKGEFEIGFGFDGDGDRIAVLTKNRNIKGDELAYLYSLVMKNPRVLGEVKCSQNMYDEIDKNGGKSFMGKTGHSNIKKAMKELNIDMAAEVSGHIFFKERYFGFDDALYAMFRVLELVQKGINLDAELEKLPKVFSTDEIKVETSESKKFKIIEALKLELAKGVKELPEVKEIIDIDGVRVRFEDGWALVRASNTTPVIVTRFEAKSEELVKKLQSIFMNLLDSIKKGM, from the coding sequence ATGCTGGAAGAAATTTTTAGAGAGTATGATATACGCGGAATTTACGAGAGAGATCTAAATGAAACAAGCGTAAAGGCTATAGGCTTAAATTTGGGTCGCGAGATGTTAAAGCGCGGAGCTAAAAACGTAAGTGTGGGATATGATGCGAGGCTTAGTGCAGAAGATATTTTTGGCTGGCTTGTTAGCGGGCTAAACGCTGCAGGCATAGATGTCTTTGATATTGGACTGCTTCCTACGCCGGTTGGATATTTTAGCGTTTTTAACGACAAATTTGACGCAAATATCATGATAACTGGCTCTCATAATCCAAAAGAATACAACGGATTTAAGATTACGATTTTTAAGGATAGCTATTTTGGTGCTGATCTTCAAAAGCTAAAAGATGAGGCTGTATCTACTATCAAGGCTAAAACGCAGATAAAAGATGATTTTAGAGCTATTAAATTTGATATCGCAAGCGAATATAAAAAATTTATTATATATCAGTTTGCGCATCTTAAAAATATGAAGCTAAAAATAGTAATGGACTGTGCAAACGGAGCCGTGGGAGCGGTGCTTCCTGAAATTTGCAAGAGCTTAAATTTAGACGCTGAAATTTTATATCCAAACCCTGACGGAAATTTTCCAAACCACCACCCTGATCCAAGCGAAGAGAAAAATTTAAAAGATATAAAAGAGGCTTTAAAAGGCGAATTTGAGATAGGATTTGGCTTTGACGGAGATGGCGATAGAATCGCAGTTCTTACCAAAAATCGCAACATAAAAGGCGATGAACTAGCCTACCTATACTCGCTTGTAATGAAAAATCCGCGAGTTTTAGGCGAAGTAAAATGTTCGCAAAATATGTATGACGAGATCGATAAAAACGGTGGCAAGAGCTTCATGGGTAAAACCGGTCATAGCAATATCAAAAAAGCCATGAAAGAGCTAAATATCGATATGGCGGCGGAAGTTAGCGGTCATATATTTTTTAAAGAGCGATATTTTGGCTTTGATGATGCCTTGTATGCTATGTTTAGGGTGCTTGAGCTTGTTCAAAAGGGCATAAATTTAGATGCTGAGCTTGAGAAACTTCCAAAAGTTTTTAGTACCGATGAGATCAAGGTAGAAACTAGTGAAAGTAAGAAATTTAAGATAATAGAAGCTTTAAAGCTTGAGCTTGCAAAAGGGGTAAAAGAGCTTCCGGAAGTAAAAGAAATCATCGATATAGATGGCGTTAGAGTAAGATTTGAAGATGGCTGGGCGCTTGTACGAGCTTCAAACACAACTCCTGTCATAGTAACCAGGTTTGAGGCTAAGAGTGAAGAGCTTGTAAAAAAGCTTCAAAGCATATTTATGAACTTGCTTGATAGTATCAAAAAAGGGATGTAG
- the ybaK gene encoding Cys-tRNA(Pro) deacylase yields MIHKTNAARFLDSRKIEYELIEYDVDESDLSAVNVASKCNIDIEKIYKTIVCECEPKGFVVACIQGDLSLNLKALAKLSGYKRCELLNLRDLEKVTGYIRGGCSPISMKKSFDTFFDNRVLNQDFIYISAGVRGKQIKINPLKLINAINAKTGDLI; encoded by the coding sequence ATGATACATAAAACTAATGCCGCCAGATTCCTAGATAGTAGAAAAATAGAGTATGAATTAATAGAATATGATGTCGATGAAAGTGATCTAAGTGCCGTAAATGTCGCCAGCAAATGCAATATTGATATCGAAAAAATTTATAAGACTATAGTGTGCGAATGTGAGCCAAAAGGATTTGTCGTAGCTTGCATTCAGGGGGATTTGAGCTTAAATTTAAAAGCTTTAGCAAAGCTTAGTGGTTATAAAAGATGTGAACTTTTAAATTTAAGAGATCTTGAAAAAGTAACAGGCTATATTAGAGGAGGCTGCTCTCCTATATCTATGAAAAAGAGTTTTGATACATTTTTTGATAACAGAGTTTTAAATCAGGATTTTATCTATATAAGTGCTGGCGTTAGAGGTAAGCAGATAAAAATAAATCCATTAAAATTGATAAATGCTATCAATGCTAAGACGGGAGATTTAATTTAG
- the fliL gene encoding flagellar basal body-associated protein FliL, which yields MAQEVEEKQGKKGNSLLLIIIIIVLVLLLAIGGLIAFLVLGGSDNQQINAQDMQTMQQPQQASRNNSPKRSNDYINMGPIYPMDQFIVNLLSESGSRFLKTKVDLELNNEALTPEIDKKKSLIRDIIIRTLSSKTFEEVSTIKGKDRLKDEIVDRLNEVLADGHIKNIYFTDFVVQ from the coding sequence ATGGCCCAAGAGGTTGAAGAGAAGCAAGGCAAGAAAGGAAATAGCCTTTTACTTATAATAATCATTATTGTTTTAGTGCTACTTTTAGCTATCGGTGGTTTGATAGCATTTTTGGTTTTAGGAGGTAGCGATAATCAGCAAATAAACGCACAGGATATGCAAACCATGCAGCAACCTCAACAAGCCTCAAGAAACAATAGTCCAAAAAGATCAAATGACTATATAAATATGGGCCCTATATATCCTATGGATCAATTTATAGTAAATTTATTAAGTGAAAGTGGCTCAAGATTTCTTAAAACTAAGGTTGATTTAGAGCTAAACAATGAAGCCTTAACTCCTGAAATAGATAAGAAAAAATCCTTAATTCGTGATATTATCATTAGAACTCTATCGTCTAAAACTTTTGAAGAGGTTAGCACAATAAAAGGCAAAGATCGCCTAAAAGACGAGATAGTGGATAGACTTAACGAGGTCTTGGCTGACGGACATATCAAAAATATATATTTTACCGACTTTGTTGTTCAATGA
- the acpS gene encoding holo-ACP synthase: MIGIDIVVISRISKLKKRYGEAFAKRFLSEDEIKIAKNDATMAGFYAAKEAVSKALGCGISSECSFFDIEIYKTEKNAPKIKLSDKLKQNFKISEADISISHDGGFAIAAVILK, translated from the coding sequence ATGATAGGAATAGATATAGTCGTAATCTCTAGAATTTCAAAGCTTAAAAAGCGTTACGGCGAGGCTTTTGCAAAACGCTTTTTAAGTGAAGATGAAATCAAAATAGCCAAAAATGATGCCACTATGGCTGGTTTTTATGCTGCCAAAGAGGCTGTTAGCAAGGCACTAGGTTGTGGCATAAGTAGCGAATGCTCTTTTTTTGATATAGAAATTTACAAAACCGAAAAAAACGCACCAAAGATAAAACTTTCAGATAAACTTAAACAAAACTTCAAAATCTCAGAAGCCGACATAAGCATAAGCCACGACGGTGGTTTTGCGATCGCAGCGGTTATACTAAAATAA